A window of the Cannabis sativa cultivar Pink pepper isolate KNU-18-1 chromosome X, ASM2916894v1, whole genome shotgun sequence genome harbors these coding sequences:
- the LOC133032399 gene encoding dolichyl-diphosphooligosaccharide--protein glycosyltransferase subunit 1A has product MKIHRQGMGLRLDLLVFMFVVSISFLCRTVLSDLVLSKVDRRADLRSQIVRVISTLKVENGGSNLVSEVLLAFPDKQVKYLAYLGATSNGGKGKAKDFTNSLPVQVAHPKDMPSSLTFYSVTLPKGLAKGESFTLDVLAAYTHALQPFPEKISQAEIQLLVFQDSSYFLSPYAVKFQSLSVKLPDARIESYTKLDNTKIHGSEIKYGPYENLPPFSYSPIVVHFENKQPFAVARELVRELEISHWGNVQVTEHYNLNHGGAQLKGEFSRLDYQSRPHVRGASAFRHLVAKLPPRTRSVYYRDEIGNISTSHLWGDSKKTELEIEPRYPLFGGWRTAFTIGYGLPLHDFLFESQGKRFLNFTFGSPINDLVIDTLIVKVVLPEGSADISVSTPFPVKQSQETKISHLDIAGRPVVVLQKTNVVPEHNQYFQVYYKFNSFAMLREPLMLISGFLFLFLTGIVYIHADMSISKSSPSYLAKLQWDEVRAAVQQVQNIISRCITLHDKLEASLHDLARTGDIQACKAARKAADGSLKELTKELKPLLASLQSSQQAAQILPKVEDLIVKEKDLQERLLAKHSTVVDCYEKKIGGKEIENRVALHQQKISVLWQEVDDLLDFIDEI; this is encoded by the exons ATGAAGATTCATAGGCAGGGAATGGGTTTGAGGTTAGATCTGCTCGTGTTTATGTTTGTTGTTTCAATCTCCTTTCTTTGTCGGACTGTACTCTCCGATCTCGTTCTCTCCAAGGTTGACCGACGG GCAGATTTGAGATCGCAAATCGTTCGTGTAATTTCCACACTCAAG GTGGAGAATGGAGGGTCCAATTTGGTTTCGGAGGTTCTGTTGGCTTTCCCTGATAAACAGGTTAAATATTTGGCTTATTTGGGTGCCACCAGTAATGGTGGGAAGGGAAAAGCAAAAGATTTCACTAATAGTTTACCTGTCCAAGTTGCCCACCCTAAAGACATGCCTTCATCCTTAACATTTTATTCGGTGACTCTACCAAAGGGACTGGCTAAAGGGGAAAGCTTTACTCTTGATGTACTGGCTGCTTACACTCATGCCTTGCAGCCATTTCCTGAGAAAATTTCTCAGGCTGAGATACAGCTCCTAGTCTTCCAAGATAGCTCATACTTTCTCTCTCCTTATGCTGTCAAGTTTCAATCACTCAGTGTTAAATTACCTGATGCTAGAATTGAATCGTATACAAAATTAGATAATACCAAGATTCATGGCTCAGAGATTAAGTATGGCCCCTATGAGAATCTTCCCCCCTTCTCGTACTCTCCTATTGTTGTTCATTTCGAGAACAAGCAACCCTTTGCTGTTGCTCGTGAGTTGGTGCGAGAGCTAGAGATTTCACACTGGGGTAATGTTCAGGTGACTGAGCATTACAATCTTAACCATGGAGGTGCCCAACTCAAGGGGGAATTTTCTAG GCTTGATTACCAATCCCGACCTCATGTGAGAGGTGCATCTGCATTTAGGCATCTTGTTGCAAAATTGCCTCCGAGAACTCGCTCTGTTTATTATAGAGATGAGATTGGGAATATTTCAACTTCTCATTTATGGGGTGATTCCAAAAAG ACGGAACTAGAAATCGAGCCTAGGTATCCATTGTTTGGTGGTTGGAGAACTGCTTTTACCATTGGATATGGCTTGCCGCTTCATGACTTCTTATTTGAGTCACAGGGAAAACGCTTTCTTAACTTCACTTTCGGTTCCCCCATTAACGACCTTGTCATTGATACTCTCATTGTGAAG GTTGTTTTACCCGAGGGCTCTGCGGATATCTCTGTGTCTACACCATTTCCTGTAAAACAATCACAAGAG ACAAAGATCTCCCACTTGGATATTGCTGGTAGACCTGTGGTTGTACTGCAAAAAACCAATGTTGTGCCCGAGCATAATCAGTATTTCCAG GTCTATTACAAGTTCAACAGTTTTGCCATGCTTAGGGAACCACTTATGTTGATTTCTGGTTTTCTTTTCCTATTTCTTACCGGTATTGTGTATATACACGCGGACATGTCAATCTCAAAGTCATCTCCTTCTTATCTAGCTAAACTTCAGTGGGATGAG GTGCGAGCTGCAGTTCAGCAGGTCCAAAATATTATCAGTCGTTGCATAACACTTCACGATAAACTGGAAGCATCATTACACGATCTTGCAAGGACTGGAGATATCCAAGCCTGCAAAGCAGCTCGAAAAGCTGCTGATGGTTCGTTGAAAGAGCTCACAAAAGAACTGAAGCCATTGTTGGCATCTCTACAATCGTCACAGCAAGCTGCTCAAATATTGCCCAAG GTCGAGGATCTGATTGTCAAGGAGAAAGATTTACAAGAGAGATTGTTGGCAAAACACTCAACAGTTGTGGACTGCtatgagaaaaaaattggaGGAAAGGAAATTGAGAACCGGGTTGCTCTACATCAGCAGAAAATCAGTGTGTTGTGGCAGGAAGTTGACGATCTGCTGGACTTTATCGATGAGATATAA
- the LOC133032400 gene encoding peptidyl-prolyl cis-trans isomerase FKBP18, chloroplastic isoform X1 — protein sequence MAAAATSCSSLRCLHQRIVKLNCGNFECEEPKHVVVSTTAIPIPISISRRCAILGMSSVFSLTLPMGGADARERRSRKIIPPEDYQTSDNGLKYYDVVEGKGPIAEKGSTVQVHFDCLYRGITALSSRESKLLAGNRAIAQPYEFKVGDPPGKERKRNFVDNPNGLFSAQASPKPPPALYSITQGMKVGGKRAVIVPPELGYGNKGSNEIPPGATFELNIELLQVNPSQNN from the exons ATGGCTGCTGCTGCTACTTCTTGTTCTTCACTAAGATGCCTGCATCAAAGGATAGTGAAGCTTAATTGTGGTAATTTTGAATGCGAGGAACCAAAACATGTTGTGGTTTCAACAACAGCCATACCCATACccatttctatttccagaagaTGTGCCATTCTTGGAATGTCTTCAGTCTTTTCTTTGACCCTTCCAATGGGAGGAGCTGATGCCAGAGAGAGACGTAGCAGGAAGATCATTCCTCCTGAAGATTACCAAACAA GTGATAATGGATTGAAATATTATGATGTGGTTGAGGGAAAGGGTCCAATTGCTGAGAAGGGATCAACTGTTCAG GTTCATTTTGACTGCTTGTATCGTGGGATTACTGCTTTGTCAAGTCGAGAATCTAAACTCTTGGCTGGGAATCGTGCTATTGCTCAG CCATACGAGTTCAAAGTAGGAGATCCACCAGGGAAAGAGAGGAAGCGTAATTTTGTTGATAATCCAAATGGTCTATTTTCAGCACAGGCTTCACCTAAGCCTCCACCAGCATTGTACTCAATCACACAAGGAATGAAAGTAGGAGGCAAG CGAGCTGTGATAGTTCCGCCGGAGCTTGGCTATGGCAATAAAGGGAGTAATGAGATCCCT CCTGGAGCTACTTTTGAACTAAACATTGAGCTTCTACAAGTGAACCCATCCCAAAACAACTGA
- the LOC133032400 gene encoding peptidyl-prolyl cis-trans isomerase FKBP18, chloroplastic isoform X2: protein MAAAATSCSSLRCLHQRIVKLNCGNFECEEPKHVVVSTTAIPIPISISRRCAILGMSSVFSLTLPMGGADARERRSRKIIPPEDYQTSDNGLKYYDVVEGKGPIAEKGSTVQVHFDCLYRGITALSSRESKLLAGNRAIAQPYEFKVGDPPGKERKRNFVDNPNGLFSAQASPKPPPALYSITQGMKVGGKVSYQIFVYHYGATPAVALSYTASCDSSAGAWLWQ, encoded by the exons ATGGCTGCTGCTGCTACTTCTTGTTCTTCACTAAGATGCCTGCATCAAAGGATAGTGAAGCTTAATTGTGGTAATTTTGAATGCGAGGAACCAAAACATGTTGTGGTTTCAACAACAGCCATACCCATACccatttctatttccagaagaTGTGCCATTCTTGGAATGTCTTCAGTCTTTTCTTTGACCCTTCCAATGGGAGGAGCTGATGCCAGAGAGAGACGTAGCAGGAAGATCATTCCTCCTGAAGATTACCAAACAA GTGATAATGGATTGAAATATTATGATGTGGTTGAGGGAAAGGGTCCAATTGCTGAGAAGGGATCAACTGTTCAG GTTCATTTTGACTGCTTGTATCGTGGGATTACTGCTTTGTCAAGTCGAGAATCTAAACTCTTGGCTGGGAATCGTGCTATTGCTCAG CCATACGAGTTCAAAGTAGGAGATCCACCAGGGAAAGAGAGGAAGCGTAATTTTGTTGATAATCCAAATGGTCTATTTTCAGCACAGGCTTCACCTAAGCCTCCACCAGCATTGTACTCAATCACACAAGGAATGAAAGTAGGAGGCAAGGTTAGCTACCAAATATTTGTTTATCACTATGGGGCAACACCTGCTGTAGCCTTAAGCTACACCG CGAGCTGTGATAGTTCCGCCGGAGCTTGGCTATGGCAATAA